One Paraburkholderia sp. IMGN_8 DNA window includes the following coding sequences:
- a CDS encoding protein-L-isoaspartate O-methyltransferase, which yields MNIEQARFNMIEQQIRPWEVLDQDVLNLLSIVKRENFVPAVYRDLAFVDFEVPLPASQHMLAPRVEARVLQELEVKKHESVLEIGAGSGYMAALLAHRAQHVLTVDIEPELAELAKNNLTANGVLNAEVATGDASRGWADAAPYDVICVSGGLPVLPQDILEQLKVGGRLAAFVGTAPVMKAQIITRIDETQYRIADVFETYVEPLINAVQPPRFKF from the coding sequence GACCAGGACGTGCTGAATCTGCTCTCGATCGTCAAGCGTGAAAACTTTGTCCCCGCCGTGTACCGCGATCTGGCTTTCGTCGACTTCGAAGTGCCGCTGCCGGCCAGCCAGCACATGCTGGCGCCGCGCGTCGAGGCGCGCGTGCTGCAGGAACTGGAGGTGAAGAAGCACGAAAGCGTGCTCGAAATCGGCGCCGGCTCGGGTTACATGGCGGCCCTGCTCGCGCATCGCGCGCAGCACGTGCTGACGGTCGATATCGAACCGGAACTGGCGGAACTGGCAAAGAACAACCTGACCGCCAACGGCGTGCTGAACGCCGAAGTCGCCACCGGCGACGCATCGCGCGGCTGGGCTGACGCGGCACCGTACGACGTGATCTGCGTGTCGGGCGGCCTGCCGGTGCTGCCGCAGGACATCCTCGAACAACTGAAGGTGGGCGGCCGTCTGGCGGCTTTCGTCGGCACCGCGCCTGTCATGAAAGCGCAGATCATCACGCGCATCGACGAAACGCAATACCGCATCGCCGACGTATTCGAAACTTACGTCGAGCCGCTGATCAATGCGGTGCAGCCGCCGCGCTTCAAGTTCTAA
- a CDS encoding rhodanese-like domain-containing protein, with amino-acid sequence MQNLSAPALAEWLADQSRPAPVLLDVREPWEIQTASIAGAVSIPMREIPARSEELDDDAQIVCVCHHGARSAQVAMFLESRGHTNVFNLQGGIDAWSRQVDPSVPIY; translated from the coding sequence ATGCAAAATCTGTCCGCTCCCGCGCTCGCCGAATGGCTCGCCGATCAATCGCGTCCCGCGCCCGTGCTGCTCGACGTGCGCGAGCCGTGGGAAATCCAGACGGCGTCGATCGCCGGCGCCGTGTCGATCCCCATGCGTGAGATTCCCGCGCGCAGCGAAGAACTCGACGACGACGCGCAAATCGTCTGCGTCTGCCACCACGGCGCGCGCAGCGCCCAGGTCGCGATGTTCCTCGAGTCGCGCGGCCACACTAACGTCTTCAATCTGCAAGGCGGGATCGACGCGTGGTCGCGGCAAGTCGATCCGTCTGTTCCTATCTACTGA
- a CDS encoding aspartate aminotransferase family protein, with amino-acid sequence MKERATAKPPDMSAFWMPFTANRQFKSAPRLLASAKGMYYTSHDGRRILDGTAGLWCVNAGHCRDEIVAAVQAQAAEMDFAPTFQMGHPKAFEAATKIARHTPGDLKHIFFANSGSEAVDTALKIALAYHLSRGEGQRTRFIGRERGYHGVGFGGISVGGIAPNRKAFSGALLPSVDHLPHTLNIKEAAFSKGQPAWGAHLADELERLVTLHDASTIAAVIVEPVAGSTGVLIPPQGYLQRLREICDKHGILLIFDEVITGWGRLGAPFAAQYFGVTPDMLTMAKGTNNAAAPMGAVAASARIHDSIVNGAPGGIELFHGYTYSGHPIAAAAACATIDLYEREQLFERAARMAPIFETAIHKLRGERHVIDVRNLGLVGGVELAPRAGSPGARAYDVFVRCYEKGVLTRYTGDILAFSPPLIIEEAQIEEIFRTVAEVLKETA; translated from the coding sequence ATGAAAGAGCGCGCCACCGCCAAGCCACCCGATATGTCCGCGTTCTGGATGCCCTTCACCGCGAACCGCCAGTTCAAGAGCGCGCCGCGGCTGCTGGCAAGCGCGAAGGGCATGTACTACACGTCGCACGATGGCCGGCGCATTCTCGACGGCACCGCGGGCCTGTGGTGCGTCAACGCCGGGCACTGCCGCGACGAGATCGTGGCGGCGGTGCAGGCCCAGGCGGCCGAAATGGATTTCGCGCCGACTTTTCAGATGGGGCACCCGAAGGCTTTCGAGGCCGCCACCAAAATCGCGCGGCATACGCCGGGCGATCTGAAGCACATCTTCTTCGCGAACTCGGGTTCGGAGGCTGTCGATACCGCGCTGAAAATCGCCCTGGCCTACCATCTCTCGCGTGGCGAAGGGCAGCGCACACGCTTCATCGGCCGCGAGCGCGGCTATCACGGCGTCGGCTTCGGCGGGATTTCGGTGGGCGGCATTGCGCCGAACCGCAAGGCGTTTTCAGGCGCGCTGCTGCCCTCAGTCGATCATTTGCCGCATACGCTGAACATCAAGGAGGCGGCGTTCTCCAAAGGACAGCCGGCGTGGGGCGCGCATCTCGCCGACGAACTGGAGAGGCTCGTCACGCTGCACGATGCGTCGACGATTGCCGCGGTGATCGTCGAACCTGTGGCCGGCTCGACCGGCGTGCTGATTCCGCCGCAAGGCTATTTGCAGCGGCTGCGCGAGATCTGCGACAAGCACGGCATCCTGCTGATCTTCGACGAAGTGATCACCGGGTGGGGGCGCTTAGGTGCGCCATTCGCGGCGCAGTATTTCGGCGTGACGCCGGACATGTTGACGATGGCCAAGGGCACCAACAATGCCGCCGCGCCGATGGGCGCCGTCGCCGCCAGCGCGAGGATTCACGATTCGATCGTGAATGGCGCGCCGGGCGGTATCGAACTGTTTCATGGGTATACGTATTCGGGACACCCGATTGCCGCGGCCGCGGCTTGCGCGACGATTGATCTGTATGAGCGGGAACAGTTGTTCGAACGGGCCGCGCGGATGGCGCCGATCTTCGAGACAGCGATTCACAAGCTGCGTGGCGAACGGCACGTGATCGATGTGCGCAATCTTGGGTTAGTGGGTGGGGTGGAATTGGCGCCGCGTGCCGGATCGCCCGGCGCGCGTGCTTATGATGTTTTTGTGCGCTGCTACGAGAAGGGCGTATTGACGCGTTATACCGGTGACATTCTGGCGTTTTCGCCGCCGCTGATTATCGAGGAGGCGCAGATCGAGGAGATATTCAGGACCGTTGCCGAAGTGTTGAAGGAGACGGCTTAG